The following DNA comes from Diceros bicornis minor isolate mBicDic1 chromosome 7, mDicBic1.mat.cur, whole genome shotgun sequence.
catttgtaCCAACTTATTAATAATTCCGTGTCCACCTGTTTTGTTCTTAGGTGGTTACAAGTCTTTGTCCTACCCCTACTGGATTGTACTCACCTTGAGATCTGGAACTGTAACTTAATTCATTTCCTTGTATATAAAAACTTGGCTCAGTGCTTATTTCatgggtgttcaataaataattgttgagtgTGTTCTGCTTACTGCTACTCTGTTGTCATTTTTAATGGTACTGTTTTGGTAGTtgctatagttattttttttttgctcttacaAGTAGTTGGGCCATTTATTGGCATTAGGAAAACATTCCTTTAAACAAAGGAGGGGATCCTGAACACTAAAGCCTCCCCCCTTTTATGAAAACTTGTGACCAAACTCTCCATCATCAGTACACAGCTTAATCACCGATAAGAGCAAGCATTCAAGTTAATGAAATTTTATAACAATTTTGAACTGGTACCTAGGATTAAAATGTGTCAGGTAAAGAGGTTACATAGtggaaagaacttgaaatcagaaaGACTTGAATTCAGCAATCTGGTAGGTCAGTCAGTGTTTTTCTAATTGTGGATCAGGATACCTTGGTGGGATACAATTAGTGGGACCTgcctattatattttttaaataataaaatataatttttcaaagtaCTAGACCAGGAAGGATAAAACATTTCATATTATttcaatgtttttgttttcaatgCTTTTTGTTTCAGAGACAGACAGacttgtgtatgtgcatgtgtttgtgtgtgtgatatgAAAATGGTTCACAATCTAAAATGTAGATTGTTgtcaagaaaaaattttaaaaacactaagCTTTGAATATTTGAATGTTTCCTAGTAATTCTGAGCTCTGaatttcccatctataaaatggagttaatgatagCTACTTTGAGGGTCTATTCTGAGGATTAATAGCAGTAATATATGTACCTTGTATAGCATCTGATTTACATAGCGGACATACAAAAGATATTGCCTTTTACTAAACCTAatccatttaaaatttaattgattAGGATCTATTCAGGTATACACAGGATTGAGTTAAGACTTTAAATCCatgaaactaatttttaaagtactttctGATATGAGATACAATGACCTTAAAATATTAATCAGTAAGGGCATTGCTTAATTAATTTactgtttattgatttttctttgaaatCATTGTTCTTCAattcaataaaattgtttttaatttcccaAGCTTTTCACtcaagtaatatttttataagctGGAATATGTCCAAAGGAATATGACAGAAATTTTTAGGTGATTCCAAACTTATCCTATGAGGAACAGTTAAAGAATTTGGTTAAAGCCTATaaaagagaatatttaagatGACATCGATTTCATATATTAAAAGGATTGACTCATGCCAGAGAAATTAAACGTGTTCTTGGCGGAAGGAAGAGTGAAGACATTTATTGGAAGTTATGGAATAATAGAGTTCagctcaaaataagaaaaaagagttaTACCTGAGACTGGTCTTAAAACATTATAGCTACCTTAGAACAGATGTTCTTCTGAGACGGGAGAGTGTGTATGGTCAGATTTGATATTGTGCAAATTGTCTTTTAGTTTAaagattcagtgatttttagagtGGCTTTTATGGGTTAGATATCTTGTTAAGCCACATACTAAACTTTTATGTGACATATGCAAATAAGATGTGTTTTGCATAAATGGGCCTTAAAATTGAGTCCAGTAGAAGATGCTGAGGAGTTTGCATATTTTTATCTGTGAAGGAATCCATGCATTTATCAGTCAGTTCTCTAATCCCAGGCATTTAATTGCTTTTCCCTGGCTTTAGTCtgaatttcttctttcattttgttaactaCATTTGTCCTGAGTACTTAATTagaaagaaaagtggaaaagAGGTCTGTCCATTGGTCATTTATAGCAGCTCTACTGGGTGTAAGCCTTGGTGCAAGTGTAGACAAGGTTGAGGAATGCAAGCATAGGAACACCTGTAAGGAAGAAGAGAATTGGGAGGTGAACTGATGATGGCTGGAGGGGAAGAGGTGACTCTCTTTAGAAAGAAGATGATTAGTCTCTCCAAGAAGCAGACCAAGAAAGGGATATGGTGATTATAGgggaggattttttcttttttctgtgggATATCCTAGATCACAATGTAGTCTTAGTAGCTGAAAATAGCTCTCCCCTCTGAAacaatttatagatgagaaatctAAGTTGTATAATATATGAACTGATTTGCCTAAGTAATTTAGAGCTAGAATCAGAACATACATTTCTTGACTTTGAATCTACTGTTCTTTCTAATACCAGTCTTGACAGATTATTGCCCTGAAACATGTTCTCTGACTCTGATTTCCTCAGGCAGCTGGACCTTTTGTCTCAGGTGTTTTACATAGGTTGTAATTAAGTCTAGGATCTTCTATTTCACACTATCAGTAGTAATGGAGAGTAGCTTTGTTGGAGTGGGTCTCTAAGGCATGAATGAGGCCTTAGAGATCTTCTCTTGGAGAAGTTTCCAATGTTATTTTAACAGTGAAACCCTCTGTTCAAACAATATTTATGTAGCAGCTTAATATATaaagcagatttttttcttttttttcaaaaaaaggaGATGATCTAGTTGAAATGAGTATTGGGGGACCTGGACCACTGCCTGCCCCTTCTTCCCACTCCCACCACAATACAACCACGAGGCTTTCAAGAAGCaccataatttaaagaaaaaaatctacttgACTGCCTTCGTTTTACAACCAGGATTTCTTTGAatgcaagagaaagaggaaattatTTTAGGACATACTAGGAGAAAAATCCATTTTCTCAAATACGGCAAAAATAGTTTTTAGGGGCAGATTGCAGTGAGCATGACTCCAGAGGAGTGCAGGGGAAGGAAAGATCTAAAATATGAGGAAATTGGCCCTTAAGATGTCGAAAACAGACATTTATAAGTACTGCATTAATCAATTCAAGAGTATAATTGACCCACCATTTTTAGTACttttcccaaagaaaacaaaatctgtgAAAATAGACACATTTCTCTGAATATAAATGTTAGTGCTGACTTGAAACTGTTTTGTGTAGATGTCTTGTAGGGTCTGCAGCAACGGCTTTTTCTGGGGAATTCTGCAAAATAGCAACTGGTTTGGGCAAGCCACCCTATAATCTGATAGGACAGTGTTTCTAAAGGAAGAGGCTGCTTTTCCTTTCATGGATTATCTGGAAATCAGTTGGAGCCTCCAGAGCCTTCCCAAGATGAGGTTCAATGATCTTTGGGTAAGGGGAATGGAAGAGGGGCCAAGATCAAGCAATCTCGATTGACATAGTGACAGATCTGAGAACTTAGACCCAAGGCCAGGTTACTTGTTACTGATGTTTTTAATGATTACATTGCCAGTGAGCTCATGTCTTATAATTTCCTGGGACCTGAGACTCCCTCAAAGTGGTGGTATGTTTATAACCTGTCTCAATGCTTTTTTCTTCCTGAATCCATGACTGAATGTTTAATAGTATCTGCTGCTTCTTTATTTGAAGACTCTTCTTGCCTAGCACCACTTAGCAGCTTAGCACATAGGGGTAACTCTCCCTCAGGAAGAAAGTGAGTCTGTGTGCCAGTGGTGCCGATCACCAACACGTTTTTCTTCAAGTCAATGGAACATTGATGTCTCCTGAGCATGTCTAGCCCTAGAAGCATGTCCATGGGCTGATCCTCGAGGATAGAGAAAGAGCATTGTAAGAAATCACCTTCGATTTGAATCTGAGCTAGATGAACTCGGCCAATAATCCTCTGCGTGCCTACTCCTTTAGCAATCCCAGCCCACCGTCGATCCACCAGGCGTATTATATTACATCTCTCGGCGCAAGCTTGGCTCATAATGGTCATCTGGGCCCCCGAGTCAACAAAAGCCTTCAAAGGATGTCCATTCACTTTGCAGTTAATATAGAGCATGGCCACTTGCCCGAaactctctggagcctcttccaTCGCTATATTCATGTTTTCCTCAATGTTCTGCTGCCggatttcctcttctattttggcCTGAGCTTCCAAATCAAATGGGTCAGCAGAACAGAGGCgaagcctctcttgctctctcaggGCCCTTTCCCTTTGCTGCTCCATCAGGACCTGAGAAAACGTCTCCAGGTTTCCGCTGAGCAGGGCTTCCGCTAAGGGGGGGTTGCGTTCCTTCAGCAGGGACAGATCGTGGGGATTGGAGAGCAGCATGCTTCGGATCAGGGTGGGGCTGTCCAGACCTTGAGCAGACATCTTCTCTCCGGAGTCCAGGCCAGGGGACTTCTGGGCCGACTGTGCACGCTGGTGCTGCTGCCGGGAGCTGGACGTCCCAGGCTCAGCTATCCCGGTGAAATCAATCCGAGGCAGGCTTGATGTCCGTCCACAAGGCCGAGGTCCCACATACTCCTTCTGAAGCAAAACAACGACATCGCCATCTTTGAGGCCATAGGAGCCCAGGGAACAGTGGTCGTCAGCGAGGAGTCGCTCCATGTAGATGATCTGGATCTCTTCAGCGGGGACACCAGACTCGAGCTCACAGAGGACGCGGAAGCTGTGGAGCTCCAAGTCAGGGCTGACCTGGAGGGAGAAGGTTACCTCGGAGAGGTCCCTCCGCACGCAGTACACAGTGACCAGCATGGCATGGGCTTAGGAGGGCCAGATGGGCAGAGGGCATGGATTCTTCACTGGCTGACTGGAGCTGGTCTTTATTGATGGCTCAGTTGCTCCTCAACACTTGGTGCCTTGTTGTGGTTCATTCACCTCTCCAGGAAGCACAGCCGCTCACCAGTCTGGGGGCCGCTTGCCAGCCTCAGTGCCTGCTGCCTGGCCCTGTGGAACCTTGAGGTAACATGTTGTGTTCCAAAGTTAATTTGTATGTGTGCTGTTTGGAACTTAGAACGCCCAGTCCCATAGAAACGAAGTTACTCGAGTCCTTTAGGTTCCAAGGCTAGCCCTTCAAAACCTATTTAACCTGTCATATGAAAAGGATGATTTCAACTCTTCCTAAACAACATATTAacattcattttgttcatttgagAATGGTATCCTACATACTTTTACTTACTCTCCAAACAGTGAGTGTTGTTTCCTAGATGGCAATTATCATGCTATGTGCTTGGTATGAAAGATGGGGCAGACTGGGTGCCTACCcttgaggagctcacattctagggAGGGACCGATGGTAAATGGGTAAATCACAATACTGGAGGTAAGTGCTTTTACAAAGACACGTTAAGCGAAACAACAGAACAGAGGACGTTTCTCTAAAGAGGAGACACAGTGGATGTTgacaaatgagcattttctgtgaaaaatgatgAGTCACCCCAGACAAAAAG
Coding sequences within:
- the DDI1 gene encoding protein DDI1 homolog 1, which encodes MLVTVYCVRRDLSEVTFSLQVSPDLELHSFRVLCELESGVPAEEIQIIYMERLLADDHCSLGSYGLKDGDVVVLLQKEYVGPRPCGRTSSLPRIDFTGIAEPGTSSSRQQHQRAQSAQKSPGLDSGEKMSAQGLDSPTLIRSMLLSNPHDLSLLKERNPPLAEALLSGNLETFSQVLMEQQRERALREQERLRLCSADPFDLEAQAKIEEEIRQQNIEENMNIAMEEAPESFGQVAMLYINCKVNGHPLKAFVDSGAQMTIMSQACAERCNIIRLVDRRWAGIAKGVGTQRIIGRVHLAQIQIEGDFLQCSFSILEDQPMDMLLGLDMLRRHQCSIDLKKNVLVIGTTGTQTHFLPEGELPLCAKLLSGARQEESSNKEAADTIKHSVMDSGRKKH